In the genome of Paenibacillus sp. GP183, the window GTCCAGTTCGAGGAAGAGAACCTTGAACCGGCGCGCTTTGCTGCTTCTGGGGACCGCTTTCCAGCATCCCGAGCATCAATTGTTCGCGCGTACTGTTAGAGAAGAATTGTTATATACGCTGGAGCCGTATAAGCTGACCTCAGGAGAACGCGCAGCCAGGATGGAGAGCTTGCAGCCAATGTCCAGTGAAGATATGAAATCCTGGCAGGCACGTGATCCTTACACCTTGAGCGGAGGCGAGAAACGCCGCCTTCTTCTCTCTCTCCTGCAAGCAGCGCAGCCGGCATGGCTGCTGCTTGATGAGCCGACGGCTGGAGTGGATCACGAAGGGATCTCACTGTTGTGCAGCCGGCTTAAGGAGTGGAAGCAAAGCGGCAAGGGAGCCATCGTGGTGACCCACGATTTTGAGAGCTTGCTGCCCGCCGCCGATCGCGTGCTCATCTTGCACGAGGGCCGCATCGCCTGGAACGGCACGCCAGCGGAAATGGCTATGTATCCTCGTGTGCTTGAGGATGCAGGCCTAGCCCTTTCGGAGCGGCTCGAGACGCTCCGTATGCTCCGGCAGTCGGGCTTTCCGGTGCCCGATGGTTGGGTAGATGCCCGCGAAGCAGCAGCAGCAATAGCTCGCGGGCTGAGTACGGGTCCGATCGGGATTGTTAATAGAGAGGAGACATTACTAGAAGCAGTAGATTCATCGGCAGCGGAACCATCGGAGGAAATCGCGTTAACCAAGTGTGTTCCCCGCTTTATAAAGAGGGATCCGCTAGCTGTTTGGCTTTCCTATATAGGGGTTTCTACAGGTATCCTGCTTCAATCCCATTGGATCGGCTGGTTAGCCGGAGTTATTGTTACCCTGGGAGTGATTGGTTACAGCCATGTACCATACCGCATTTGGTCCAAGCCGGCTTCAGCATTTTTTGTATTTACTATGATTGCTGCTATCATTTCAGGGATTACTTACGATAGCTCGGTTGGACTTGGTTTTTCCTTTGATCCGGCTTTGGCAACCTTCTTCCGATTCGGCCTATTGATCATGGTGATGTTGATCGGATTTGTCCTTCTGTCCGGAATCGGCCACCTTCGGCTAAAACGGGCGCTGGAGCAGCGCCTGCATGGGCTGCAGCGTCTACGATTTCCGGTCCATCAATTCGCTCTCGTAGCCTCGCTGATGGTCCGCTTTTTGCCGACGGTGGTGGATGAGTGGCACCGATTCGCCCGGATCTCCGCAGCCCGCGGCAAATACCCGGTGCGCCCGGGACGAGTCCCCATTCGCCGAATATATCGGACGGCTATGCCCTTCCTTATATCGCTGCTTCGCCTGGGTGAGTTGTGGTCCATCATATTAATGTCCAGGGGAGTCGGTCGCGAGGGTTGGAATCCGACTCAAGCTCTCAAAATGAAATTAAATCGACAGGATGGTTACATGATTGCAACAGCTTCGGGAGTCCTGCTGATGCTGTTATTTATCCGTCTTTATTGGAGTTAAACCGCGCTTAAATTTAGGAGCACAATTTGTATACTCCAAGAGATGTGCTATAATACCAGAGCACCTTCAAAGGAGGATGGCCATATGGAAAATGAAACTCTGTTAAAAGAAGACTTTGAGATTGAATATGCCAAGAACAAAGGCACAATCGTTGAGGCCAGGCAGCGCGGATTAAAAATCTTTGCGGGTAAAATCACGGGATTCTCCAATGATCACGTTGCGATTGAAGGTAAAAAATTGTTAAGAGATGCAAATGAGTTTTATGGAATCGAATAAAGAATCATGAAAAAAGCCAGAGCGGATGTAAATCCAGCACTGGCTTTATTACTTTTATGGAGTAAGATGGAAAATGGCGGCCTCGAGATGACTCGAACATCCGACCTAACGTTTAGGAAACGTTTGCTCTATCCACTGAGCTACGAGGCCAGCAATAAATATTATAACACAGTAAAAAAAATATTACACCCAAGTGCAGGGGTTTCTGTGATCAGCAGCGTCTAATAGGTGGGAAAGGGGGAGAGAAGCATACAAGACGAAGCGGTAATAAAACAAATTTTGGCCGGACACACCGATGATTTCCGCGTCATCATTGATCGCTACTATTCCCATCTGTACCGGATAGTCTACGCTGTGCTGCACCATCTTATTTGACCGGATGCTGCTGAGGCTTTTGGAAGAAGCTTACCCGGACCTGCGTATATCTTACTGGCTTAACAGCTATCTGCAAATCTTTATCGTTACCACGCTGTTCATTGGCGGCGGACTTCGATTATTATGGGGCCGCAGCCACCCAGTAAAGGAGAATCCTGAATAGCTTATGATTTATTGCGCAGATTGCGGAAAAAATCGGTTAATAAAGCGGCACATTCCTCCTGGAGGACATTGGCAATAACGGCAGCACGATGATTGAAGCGCTCTTCCTGCAATAGATTCATTAAAGTTCCAGCGCAGCCAGCCTTCGGATCCGAAGTGCCATAGATCACTTGGGCAATTCGGGCTTGAACAATAGCACCAGCGCACATGGGGCATGGCTCCAAGGTTACATACAGCTGGCAATCCAACAACCGCCATGCCTGTAAATGTTCGCTGGCTTGCCGAATCGCAATCATTTCCGCGTGTGCGGTGGGATCAAGAGAAGTTTCACGCAAATTATAGCCGCGGCCAATGATTTGTCCATACTGAACCACGACGGCCCCGATAGGCACCTCTGTCAAAGCCTCTGCTTTATGGGCTTCTTCAATAGCGGCCTTCATCCAGCGGGTATGTTCATCCACAATCGATCACCGTGCTCCTTTTTCATAGTTATCAACAAGGCTCCACTCGAACATGTATTCGTTGTTAACAAGTTGTTGACAACCCTGTGGATAACTAATTATTATGGGGATATATGTTAACCATTGTAGGGTATCTATATGTGGGAAAGCAAGAATTCTCGCCTAACTCTCCCGAATCCAATGATAAATTCGTTGATATTCACAGGATAAGTAAGTATACTAAGAATACTGTGGAGAATTTGCCTCATTTATCAAATTCGCCGTAAAACCCCTTGCTTTAGCCATGGGGATATAAGGCACTTTGCTCTGTATACCTTTAGGGATGTTAAGAGCAAAATTCTTAAATTCTCTTTAAAACATGTTAGATAAACTACATTAAACTAACTATTTGTGGTACAATTTACTGTAGGTGATGACATTGAATAGAAAAGCAGAAAGTAATCATAATATCGTTTTTGAATGTAAATATCATGTTGTTTTTTGTCCTAAGTATCGAAAAAAGGTACTCAAATGATACAAGGCTAAAAAGGTTTGTTTTTAGAGAAGTCTAAAGCGTTAAACACAGAAATCGTTGAAATGGAAATTATGCCCGATCATGTTCATTTGGTCATCAAATGCGATCCACAGTTTGGAATCCACAAAGTAGTGAAACATTTGAAAGGGTACACGTCAAGAGTGCTAAGACTAGAGTTTAGCCATCTAAAAAGTAGACTCCCTTCCCTATGGACAAACTCGTATTTTGTTGCAACCGTAGGTACAGTTCAACTGGATGTAATCAAAAAATATATTGAAAGCCAAAAAGTACGAGGTGAATAGTATTGCTTGTTGCCTACAAATACCGAATATACCCAACAAAAGAGCAAAAACAGAAGATACAATTTACTCTTGAACGCTGCCGTTTGTTGTATAACCGGTTACTAGAGGAACGTATTCTTGGCTACAAACAAGAAGGGAAAACACCGAACTACTACGATCAAGCAAACACGTTCAACGAGCGTAAACAACACATTCCGGCATTAAAGCAAGTGCATTCGCAAGTGTTACAGGATGTTGCGAAACGATTGGATAAGGCGTATCAAGCATTTTTTAGACGAGTGAAGCAAGCCAAGACTCCAGGGTTCCCACGTTTCAAACCACAATCGAGGTACGATTCGTTTACCTATCCGCAAGGCGGGTACACAATCCATGGCAATAAAATAAAGCTATCCAAGATCGGTGAAGTGAAAATAAAACTACATCGAGAACTGCAAGGCAAGATGAAAACCTGTTCCATCCTTGTCAAAAACGGAAAATACTATGCTTGTTTTTCGTGTGAAGTTGAAGCCAAACCTTTGCCTATAAGAAACATGAAGGTTGGTATAGACTTAGGACTCAAACACCTTGCAATACCATCTGAAGGAGAACTAATAGAATCACCCAAATATCTTCGTCTAAGTGAACAACGATTGAAACATCTACAACGTGCCGTATCCAAAAAGAAAAAAGGTTCGAAACGTAGAAGCAAAGCTGTACATCAATTGGCGAAATTGCATGAGCATGTAGCCAATCAGCGAAAAGATCATGCGCACAAGGTTTCTCGTAAACTCGTAAACCAGTACCAATTGATTGCTTTTGAAGATTTAAACATATTAGGGTTGGTTAAGAACCATCATCTTGCAAAAAGCATTGTCGATGCAGGATGGCAGCAACTCGTACAATTCGTGATGTACAAGGCTGAAAGTGCCGGTCGTCAAGTAGTGCAAGTGAATCCATACAACACATCTCAACAATGCTCCAACTGTGGTGAAATCGTCAAAAAAACACTATCCGAACGAACGCATCAATGTTCTTGCGGATACGTTGCAGATCGGGACGTAAATGCGGCGACTAACATACTAAACCTAGCTTTGAAAAACGTATCGTAACCTAAAAAAGACTAGGCTTGGATAGAGCCTCC includes:
- the tadA gene encoding tRNA adenosine(34) deaminase TadA gives rise to the protein MVDEHTRWMKAAIEEAHKAEALTEVPIGAVVVQYGQIIGRGYNLRETSLDPTAHAEMIAIRQASEHLQAWRLLDCQLYVTLEPCPMCAGAIVQARIAQVIYGTSDPKAGCAGTLMNLLQEERFNHRAAVIANVLQEECAALLTDFFRNLRNKS
- a CDS encoding ATP-binding cassette domain-containing protein, whose product is MQDNLNVIGLTVAVEGIPILIDLNHKFQAGTVTLVVGRSGTGKTLLLETLSGVREPAAGTIEVGSEPLWLKSSSRKRTLNRRALLLLGTAFQHPEHQLFARTVREELLYTLEPYKLTSGERAARMESLQPMSSEDMKSWQARDPYTLSGGEKRRLLLSLLQAAQPAWLLLDEPTAGVDHEGISLLCSRLKEWKQSGKGAIVVTHDFESLLPAADRVLILHEGRIAWNGTPAEMAMYPRVLEDAGLALSERLETLRMLRQSGFPVPDGWVDAREAAAAIARGLSTGPIGIVNREETLLEAVDSSAAEPSEEIALTKCVPRFIKRDPLAVWLSYIGVSTGILLQSHWIGWLAGVIVTLGVIGYSHVPYRIWSKPASAFFVFTMIAAIISGITYDSSVGLGFSFDPALATFFRFGLLIMVMLIGFVLLSGIGHLRLKRALEQRLHGLQRLRFPVHQFALVASLMVRFLPTVVDEWHRFARISAARGKYPVRPGRVPIRRIYRTAMPFLISLLRLGELWSIILMSRGVGREGWNPTQALKMKLNRQDGYMIATASGVLLMLLFIRLYWS
- a CDS encoding RNA-guided endonuclease TnpB family protein; the protein is MLVAYKYRIYPTKEQKQKIQFTLERCRLLYNRLLEERILGYKQEGKTPNYYDQANTFNERKQHIPALKQVHSQVLQDVAKRLDKAYQAFFRRVKQAKTPGFPRFKPQSRYDSFTYPQGGYTIHGNKIKLSKIGEVKIKLHRELQGKMKTCSILVKNGKYYACFSCEVEAKPLPIRNMKVGIDLGLKHLAIPSEGELIESPKYLRLSEQRLKHLQRAVSKKKKGSKRRSKAVHQLAKLHEHVANQRKDHAHKVSRKLVNQYQLIAFEDLNILGLVKNHHLAKSIVDAGWQQLVQFVMYKAESAGRQVVQVNPYNTSQQCSNCGEIVKKTLSERTHQCSCGYVADRDVNAATNILNLALKNVS